The Cherax quadricarinatus isolate ZL_2023a chromosome 43, ASM3850222v1, whole genome shotgun sequence genome has a segment encoding these proteins:
- the LOC128694211 gene encoding uncharacterized protein: MAGGVFTCEVVYHGRHAVMGAQSCATLTALVDNLLCPPMPIHHAHTTHNYPKEKCERRQLVCDWQYLTLSAVRRDEGFESDTDSSGSVYDEPLCVSQDVKVIDDHVLRLDDLLNASGESYTSPRGQLPAQVPPVELPLDENCSSATSSGIESEDDSPRSSSNLQVQDHSNNNTSSDHNNSSSSDHNNSSSSDLNNSRSDINCSGENNSGDHLLISDILYCHISSSRPRVVVVVVKDSSGTQVHAHVFQCPTQDTARTLYAHYKEASSKYKLNRYKNSRRKECQQGKESFSSGKVVISSSRCRSSSSFTSQDRRGRPGTRTPVLDANVNVIQVGVERPETDPQSGGSLRCVTHIEVDSGPGSLASSASETSDLNSIGSYSSLGASGREVLIAGELDRKFRQRQPALLLRQDEQEPDGSLRRHEEKRKEEETFGQQEVFSRQEGAFGRLHDSLGRQEDNFGFHTDSLTRSNTAKVPQRRHKKPEEEAGRSRRSGRESHETLNQVPDPTLQQSCSPYLASERVSRLRDQSRGRSRPAHKKGPAPPVPPPRKHPENPSLLLVPTKSGAEHARAFYPKESHIVRGGAVPQTDIPCHPRSYLTHDTNTPTHQYPYYGGGGTWVHAHEYHAHRSREPALTPEMRRRSRSKSPARRPMAHRYIDAVSQTLRGISDAVFTSRKTTGGSPWSPEVRGHQRSRSTVSGETDNTLRPVIRKGRRPEPSPQCRRVTFSAYATVQVMQA, from the exons ATGGCGGGTGGTGTGTTTACATGTGAGGTGGTGTATCATGGCCGTCATGCAGTCATGGGAGCACAGTCATGTGCTACCCTTACTGCCCTTGTTGACAACTTACTCTGCCCACCCATGCCcatacaccacgcccacaccacccataACTATCCTAAG GAGAAGTGTGAACGACGTCAGCTGGTGTGTGACTGGCAGTACCTGACACTGTCAGCCGTCAGGAGGGACGAGGGGTTCGAGTCTGACACTGACTCTTCCGGCAGTGTCTATGATGAACCACTATGTGTCAGCCAGGATGTTAAG GTGATTGACGACCACGTACTACGACTGGACGACCTGCTGAATGCCTCAGGGGAGAGTTATACTTCTCCCAGGGGACAGCTTCCAGCACAGGTTCCCCCAGTGGAACTACCACTGGATGAGAACTGTTCCTCAGCGACCAGCAGTGGTATTGAGAGTGAGGATGACTCTCCTAGGTCCAGCTCTAACCTCCAG GTCCAggaccacagcaacaacaacaccagcagtgaccacaacaacagcagcagcagtgaccacaacaacagcagcagcagtgacctcAACAACAGCCGCAGTGACATCAACTGCAGTGGGGAAAACAACAGTGGGGACCATTTGCTGATAAGTGACATTCTCTACTGCCATATATCTTCTTCAAGACCTCGAGTTGTGGTCGTAGTAGTTAAAGACTCCAGTGGTACCCAGGTGCATGCCCACGTCTTCCAGTGCCCCACCCAGGACACTGCCCGCACCCTCTATGCCCACTACAAAGAAGCTAGCAGTAAATACAAACTCAACAGGTATAAGAACAGCAGGAGAAAGGAGTGTCAGCAGGGAAAGGAGTCTTTCAGCAGTGGTAAGGTAGTCATAAGCAGTAGCAGGTGTCGAAGTAGTAGCAGTTTCACCTCGCAGGACAGAAGAGGGCGGCCAGGCACCCGTACGCCCGTGCTGGATGCTAATGTGAACGTCATCCAGGTGGGTGTGGAGAGACCAGAGACAGACCCACAGTCGGGTGGTTCACTTCGATGTGTCACCCACATCGAAGTAGATAGTGGACCAGGCAGTCTGGCCAGTAGTGCCTCGGAAACCTCCGATCTCAACTCCATCGGCAGCTACAGCAGTTTAGGGGCCTCCGGACGTGAGGTTCTGATAGCTGGAGAACTAGACAGGAAGTTCAGACAAAGACAGCCTGCACTCCTCCTAAGACAGGATGAACAAGAACCCGATGGCTCCCTCAGGAGACATGAAGAAAAAAGAAAGGAAGAGGAAACCTTTGGACAACAAGAAGTCTTCAGCAGACAGGAAGGAGCCTTTGGAAGACTCCACGACAGCTtgggaagacaagaagacaactTTGGCTTTCACACAGACAGCCTCACCAGGAGCAACACAGCAAAAGTTCCTCAACGAAGACATAAAAAACCTGAGGAAGAAGCTGGAAGAAGTCGTCGTTCTGGTCGTGAGAGCCACGAGACCTTGAACCAGGTCCCAGACCCAACACTGCAGCAGTCTTGCAGTCCATACCTGGCCTCGGAGAGGGTCTCCAGACTACGGGACCAGTCCAGGGGGCGCTCTAGACCGGCTCACAAGAAGGGGCCAGCGccccctgttcctcctcctcggAAGCACCCAGAGAACCCGTCCCTCCTCCTTGTACCCACTAAGAGTGGGGCAGAACATGCCCGGGCGTTCTACCCCAAGGAATCTCACATCGTCCGTGGAGGTGCAGTCCCTCAGACTGACATACCCTGCCACCCCAGGAGCTACTTAACCCACGACACTAATACtcccacacaccagtacccctACTACGGTGGTGGAGGAACATGGGTCCATGCCCACGAATACCACGCTCACAGAAGCAGAGAACCAGCCCTCACGCCCGAAATGAGACGACGGTCCCGGTCCAAAAGCCCTGCTCGCAGACCAATGGCCCACCGGTACATTGATGCGGTCTCACAGACCCTCCGAGGCATCTCTGATGCAGTCTTCACCTCCAGGAAGACCACTGGTGGTTCTCCATGGTCTCCAGAGGTCAGAGGTCACCAGAGGTCACGATCTACAGTTTCTGGGGAGACCGACAACACTCTCAGACCTGTTATTAGGAAGGGTCGCAGACCAGAGCCATCACCTCAGTGCCGTAGAGTGACCTTCAGTGCCTATGCAACAGTGCAGGTCATGCAGGCGTGA